The following proteins are encoded in a genomic region of Sander lucioperca isolate FBNREF2018 chromosome 23, SLUC_FBN_1.2, whole genome shotgun sequence:
- the ackr4b gene encoding atypical chemokine receptor 4b: MADFYYHDEEDSSLNDSYDYNYEHSVCDKEAVRSFASVFLPVIYALALVVGLAGNALVVVVYASKLRLRTLTDVCILNLAISDLLLLFTLPFWAADAVHGWKLGSTACKLTSFLYSTNFSCGMLLLACISVDRYHAVAHNPSGRTGTGPRVRKQWLLVCVVLWAVASFLGLPELIFSTVKHSHHRMACTAVYPHSMARPAKAALELLEVTLRFLLPFLVMVMCYCWVGRALSRAAGVQRDRKWRALRVLLAVVAVFLLTQLPYNVVKLIRAMDIIYILVTDCEVSKGLDKAVQVTEGLALTHACINPVLYAFIGSSFRGHVLKAAKHLGQRLGRHPRHVNTEPAVEIALKTCTQTQSQSGSEDQETTTFTI, translated from the coding sequence ATGGCAGATTTCTATTATCACGACGAGGAGGACTCCAGCCTAAATGACAGTTATGATTACAATTACGAACACAGCGTTTGTGACAAGGAGGCAGTGCGCTCTTTTGCCAGTGTCTTCCTCCCGGTCATCTATGCCCTGGCTCTGGTGGTGGGCCTGGCTGGGAATGCCCTGGTAGTGGTAGTGTACGCATCAAAGCTCCGACTACGAACCCTGACAGATGTGTGCATCCTGAACCTCGCCATTTCGGACCTCCTGCTTCTCTTCACCCTACCTTTCTGGGCGGCTGATGCCGTCCATGGCTGGAAGCTGGGTTCGACAGCCTGCAAGCTCACCTCCTTCCTCTACAGTACCAACTTCAGCTGTGGAATGCTGCTACTGGCGTGTATCAGTGTGGATCGCTACCACGCTGTAGCCCACAATCCATCAGGCAGGACTGGGACAGGTCCCCGGGTAAGGAAACAGTGGCTTCTGGTATGTGTGGTGTTGTGGGCTGTAGCCAGCTTTCTTGGCCTTCCTGAACTTATCTTCTCCACAGTGAAGCACTCCCATCACAGGATGGCCTGTACAGCCGTCTACCCGCACAGCATGGCTCGACCTGCGAAGGCTGCCCTGGAGCTGCTGGAGGTGACCCTTAGATTCTTGCTACCTTTCTTGGTCATGGTGATGTGCTACTGCTGGGTAGGACGGGCACTGAGCCGGGCAGCTGGGGTGCAGAGAGACCGGAAGTGGCGTGCCCTGCGTGTCCTGCTGGCTGTTGTGGCTGTATTCTTGCTCACCCAACTGCCCTACAACGTGGTCAAGCTGATTCGAGCGATGGACATCATCTACATCCTCGTGACTGACTGTGAAGTCAGCAAGGGCCTGGATAAGGCTGTCCAAGTGACAGAGGGCCTGGCCCTAACCCACGCCTGCATTAACCCTGTCCTCTATGCCTTCATCGGATCGTCCTTCAGGGGACACGTCCTCAAGGCTGCCAAGCACCTTGGACAGAGACTTGGGAGACACCCGAGACATGTAAACACGGAGCCTGCAGTGGAGATTGCACTCAAGACGTGCACTCAAACGCAATCCCAGTCTGGTTCAGAAGACCAAGAAACCACCACCTTTACTATTTAA